The following proteins come from a genomic window of Desertibacillus haloalkaliphilus:
- a CDS encoding sugar phosphate nucleotidyltransferase — MKGVILAGGKGSRLAPLTKIFNKHLLPVG; from the coding sequence GTGAAGGGAGTTATTTTAGCAGGAGGAAAGGGATCACGGCTGGCACCATTAACGAAGATTTTCAACAAACACTTGCTGCCGGTTGGTC